GCCGATGCGCACCGTGCCCGTCAGTTCGGGCTTCGTCGGATCGGACACGTCGTATTGCCGCAGATCGCCCGTGCCCCAGCACGACACGTACAGGAAGCGGTCGTCGAGCGACAGCGCGATATCGGTGACGAGCGGCGGAACCGCGCCGAAGCCTTTGAGCATCGGCGGGAGCACGGAGGCGTCGGCGGGCTCGGCGGGAATCTCGATTATCTTGCGCGCGGCCCACTGGTCGCCGTCGCGATACCACGTCCAGATCGACGCGGACAGATCCTTGAGACTGATCACCGAATTGACGAAGCCGTACGCTTTGGTCGGATCGTGCGCGGGACGCAGTTCGAACACCAGTTGATTCTCCGCGCCGAAATCGACGACCTGCTTGTGCTTGCGCGTGTTCATGTCCCAGAAGTGCAGCCGATGCCCATACTTCCCCCCGAGCAGCACTTCCGGCACGAGCCCGTTCTCGAACGTCGCGGGCAGGCCCCATTCGCTTGTCACGACGGTGTCGTAGCCGAGGTGCCACCAGCCGTCGTACGACAGTTCCTGCGGGCCGCGGTCGATTTCCCATTGGCCGCGAATGTCGAACGTTTCGTGATCCATCAGAAAGATGCCGCCGGGCGCTTCGCCTTGCGCGTTCGCGAGCGACACCACGTAAATGCCCTGCGGTCCGCAGTGAACCGTGTGCGGGCGCGAATAGCCCGCTTTTTCCGCGACTTCCGATGGTTCGAGCACGCGCACGATCTGCGGCTTCCGCTTGTCGGGCTTCGTATCGAGAATATGGATGCGCGACGAACGCAGCCCAGGCACGACGAGATAGCGGCGCTCCGTATGTGGATGCGGCGCGTTCGGACACAGACACGAACTGCACGCGTTCCACCCGAAGTGATGCAGCTCGTCGCCCGTATTCGGCATCGGCACGCGGCCGACGATGCGGCCATATTCCGCCGAGCCCGGATCGACATCGACGACAGCGAGTTCATCGGGCGATTCGCGCGACGGATCGAAGCTCGCCACATACGCGACGGTTTCCTTCGGCGCGCTGCCGGCCATGCGCGCGGAAGGATAGAAGGTCGGATCGGGTTTCCATGTCGCCATAGCTCAGTCTCCGGAAGATGTTGCGATGCGGCACGCGAATCACGCGCATCGTTCACGAAGGACGATGCGTGCGTTTGAGCTTTTTACTGTAGGCAATTTCGCGGCGGCTTGCGGGATTGATGAGCCTTTGCGAAGCGGTACATATGCGCTCGCGCCGGTTTGGCTGCGTTAGCGTCGATTCATCATGCATGTGCACCATGCAGCTTAAAATGGCGCAATTCCGCCGCTTTTTTTCGCCGCTTTTTTTTCGCCCTATTTTTGCCACATAGCCGCACTTCGATCATGCGTTCATGGCGTCTCGACCGTCCCGTTTCGCAAGGGCAGCTGGATCTCAGCCGCGCGACGGGACTCGTGTCGTCGATCGGCAGCGACGACTCGAACGCGCTCGCCGCCGAAGTGCTGAAACTGCTCGGCGACATCGCCGCGATTTCGCAGTGCACGATCTTCGCGTACGAGTTCGGCAACCGGCCGCGCACGGTATCGGTGGCGGATCATCGCGGCGGGCGCTTTCTGCGCGATGTCGCCGATACCTACGCGCGTCATTTCTATGCGCTCGACGGCAACCAGAAGATCGTTTCATCGGCGCGCAACGACAAGCCCGGCTCGACGCTCGTGCTGCATCAGCAGACCAGCGACGACATCCTCAACGAAGCGTATCGCGCGGCGTGCTATCAGCAGCCGAACGTGTCGGACCGCGTGTCACTGCTCGTGCAGCCGACAGCCGATGTCTGGCTCTCGGTGAACCTGTATCGCGATCGCCGTTTCGGCAATTACCATCCGCGCGAAATCGCGCTGATCGAAGCGATGGCGCCGTTGATC
This genomic interval from Paraburkholderia sabiae contains the following:
- a CDS encoding selenium-binding family protein, with translation MATWKPDPTFYPSARMAGSAPKETVAYVASFDPSRESPDELAVVDVDPGSAEYGRIVGRVPMPNTGDELHHFGWNACSSCLCPNAPHPHTERRYLVVPGLRSSRIHILDTKPDKRKPQIVRVLEPSEVAEKAGYSRPHTVHCGPQGIYVVSLANAQGEAPGGIFLMDHETFDIRGQWEIDRGPQELSYDGWWHLGYDTVVTSEWGLPATFENGLVPEVLLGGKYGHRLHFWDMNTRKHKQVVDFGAENQLVFELRPAHDPTKAYGFVNSVISLKDLSASIWTWYRDGDQWAARKIIEIPAEPADASVLPPMLKGFGAVPPLVTDIALSLDDRFLYVSCWGTGDLRQYDVSDPTKPELTGTVRIGGIAARATHPAAGERPLNGGPQMVEVSRDGSRVYFTNSLYGAIDDQFYTEGLDGWMVSLNADKSGGLNVAKDFFVDWPKSHRPHQIRLEGGDASSDSYCYP
- a CDS encoding helix-turn-helix transcriptional regulator, whose translation is MRSWRLDRPVSQGQLDLSRATGLVSSIGSDDSNALAAEVLKLLGDIAAISQCTIFAYEFGNRPRTVSVADHRGGRFLRDVADTYARHFYALDGNQKIVSSARNDKPGSTLVLHQQTSDDILNEAYRAACYQQPNVSDRVSLLVQPTADVWLSVNLYRDRRFGNYHPREIALIEAMAPLIAHAAKHHYAICGQRDMAISHLMLARVRGLCPELSKRELDVLTGVLEGRTAQEIGDTMGIKATSVVTYQKRAFRRLGISSQRQLFALCIGPGKV